A genomic region of Gemmata massiliana contains the following coding sequences:
- a CDS encoding DUF1553 domain-containing protein, with amino-acid sequence MSTLRFALAALVLVGSTAPGLAAPPDAHFEKKVRPVLIERCVTCHGPEKQKGGLRVDSRTALLAGGARGAALVPGKPDEGLLLRTLAHDGELKMPPKAKLPAAEIAAIKEWVQVGAPWPDSGALTVAPKTTERIFTPEEKAFWAFQPVRRAAAPEIRDPKSEIRNDIDRFLLAKLNGTGLSFAPPADKRVLLRRVTFDLTGLPPTPEEVDSFLKDSAPDAYEKVVTRLLASPAYGEKWGRRWLDVARYADSNGMDENLAYVNAWRYRDWVIKSFNADKPYEQFVRDQIAGDLVPGGTAAERADRTTATGFLVIGPKMLAEDDPAKMRMDIIDEQLDALGQAFMGLTLGCARCHDHKFDPITVSDYYGLAGIFYSTKTMRNHTVVAAWNERPIGTASSVVALAAHEKAVAAARAEVSAAEARARATTRARLTEEKKHVAEYATAAVEVYRRRGALKLVAPDPGKNPPAGAVLVESEAFARGNVLKLTDGYGAGIGVVINAGPLPNYAEYDLDVPKEGAYQIAVRYAAADRRPVRILVNGRLVAGEACGTKTGSWNPDTQTWVAEAVVVLPTGKAVVRFERNGPVPHLDKFALLPMTAEQVAAAPLPVERAAADRKLLTSLLREWADVIAKREGKPPTGADLDALIAADDGPFRDSPELDADTQGAHADELKRLREKLAATEKAKPPVDEVMAVEDAKGENLRVHLRGNHTTLGADAPRRFPQIMAGGAPLPLGADRSGRRELAEWLTRPDHPLTARVMVNRIWAGHFGAGLVRSTDNFGRLGDRPTHPELLDWLAAEFVGAKWSVKHMHRLIVTSAAYRMSSQAEPAALQKDPDNKLLSHFTRRRLDAEEVRDGMLAVSGLLDRKVGGTLLKATPRQYVTGTGNRNYEGYAHTRRSVYLPVVRSAVYDVFQTLDFPDPSVPNGQRTATTIPTQSLFMLNSALADQAAEAFAKAVLAVRSTDAGRVHEAYRRVYGRPPTDREEARVLAYLQKSEEASGPAAEGSQLRVWRGLCRVLLASNEFVFVE; translated from the coding sequence TTGTCCACACTCCGCTTCGCGCTTGCGGCCCTCGTTCTGGTCGGCTCCACTGCGCCCGGACTTGCCGCGCCGCCGGACGCGCACTTCGAGAAGAAAGTGCGGCCGGTGCTGATCGAGAGGTGCGTCACGTGCCACGGTCCGGAGAAGCAAAAGGGCGGGCTGCGGGTCGATTCGCGCACCGCGCTCCTCGCGGGCGGTGCGCGCGGCGCGGCCCTCGTACCCGGGAAGCCCGACGAGGGGCTGCTCCTCCGCACACTCGCGCACGACGGCGAACTGAAGATGCCGCCGAAGGCGAAACTCCCCGCGGCGGAAATCGCCGCAATTAAAGAGTGGGTCCAGGTGGGCGCGCCGTGGCCCGATTCCGGGGCTCTCACCGTGGCCCCCAAAACTACGGAGCGGATCTTCACACCGGAGGAGAAGGCGTTCTGGGCGTTCCAGCCCGTGCGCCGCGCCGCCGCGCCGGAAATCCGAGATCCGAAATCCGAGATCCGAAACGACATCGACCGATTCCTGCTCGCGAAGTTGAACGGTACCGGGCTGTCGTTCGCGCCACCCGCCGACAAGCGCGTCCTGCTCCGGCGCGTCACGTTCGACCTGACTGGGCTACCACCGACACCGGAAGAAGTGGACTCGTTCCTGAAGGATTCCGCGCCCGATGCCTACGAGAAGGTGGTGACGCGCCTGCTCGCGTCGCCGGCCTACGGCGAGAAGTGGGGTCGCCGGTGGCTCGACGTGGCCCGGTACGCGGACAGCAACGGAATGGACGAGAACCTCGCGTATGTGAACGCCTGGCGGTACCGCGACTGGGTCATCAAGAGCTTCAACGCGGACAAGCCCTATGAGCAGTTCGTTCGCGATCAGATCGCCGGCGACCTGGTTCCCGGGGGGACCGCCGCCGAGCGCGCCGATCGAACCACCGCCACCGGGTTCCTCGTCATCGGGCCGAAGATGCTCGCCGAGGACGACCCGGCCAAGATGCGGATGGACATCATCGACGAGCAACTCGACGCGCTCGGCCAGGCATTCATGGGCCTCACGCTCGGCTGCGCTCGGTGTCACGATCACAAGTTCGACCCGATCACCGTGAGTGACTACTACGGTTTGGCGGGCATCTTCTACTCGACGAAGACAATGCGGAACCACACCGTGGTGGCCGCATGGAACGAGCGCCCGATCGGGACCGCCAGTTCCGTTGTGGCACTCGCCGCTCACGAGAAGGCAGTGGCCGCGGCCCGAGCCGAAGTGAGCGCGGCGGAAGCCCGAGCGAGAGCCACAACCAGAGCGCGTCTGACGGAGGAGAAGAAGCACGTGGCCGAATACGCGACGGCGGCCGTCGAGGTGTACCGCCGGCGCGGAGCGCTAAAACTCGTCGCGCCCGACCCCGGCAAGAACCCACCGGCGGGCGCCGTGCTGGTCGAATCGGAAGCGTTCGCCCGCGGGAACGTCCTCAAACTAACGGACGGGTACGGTGCGGGCATCGGCGTCGTCATTAACGCCGGACCGCTCCCGAACTACGCGGAATACGATCTCGACGTTCCGAAGGAGGGGGCGTACCAAATCGCGGTTCGATACGCGGCCGCAGATCGCAGACCGGTGCGCATTTTGGTCAACGGCCGGCTCGTCGCGGGCGAAGCGTGCGGGACGAAGACCGGTTCGTGGAACCCCGACACGCAGACGTGGGTGGCCGAAGCGGTCGTCGTGCTCCCCACCGGCAAAGCGGTCGTCCGGTTCGAGCGGAACGGCCCAGTCCCGCATCTGGACAAGTTCGCCCTGCTTCCCATGACGGCCGAACAGGTAGCCGCTGCCCCACTGCCCGTGGAGCGCGCAGCCGCGGACCGGAAACTGTTAACTTCGCTCCTGCGCGAGTGGGCGGACGTGATCGCGAAACGCGAGGGCAAGCCGCCGACCGGGGCGGACCTCGACGCACTGATCGCGGCTGACGACGGGCCGTTCCGGGACTCGCCCGAACTGGACGCGGACACCCAGGGCGCGCACGCGGACGAACTCAAGCGCCTCCGGGAGAAACTCGCCGCCACCGAAAAGGCGAAGCCACCGGTGGATGAGGTCATGGCCGTCGAAGACGCGAAGGGCGAGAACCTGCGGGTCCACCTTCGAGGGAACCACACCACGCTCGGCGCGGACGCCCCGCGTCGGTTCCCCCAAATCATGGCCGGAGGTGCTCCGCTACCACTCGGCGCCGACCGGAGCGGGCGCCGGGAACTCGCGGAGTGGCTCACGCGCCCCGACCACCCGCTCACCGCGCGGGTCATGGTGAACCGCATTTGGGCCGGGCACTTCGGGGCCGGTCTGGTGCGCTCAACAGACAATTTCGGTCGACTCGGCGACCGCCCCACGCATCCCGAACTGCTCGACTGGCTCGCGGCGGAATTCGTTGGGGCGAAGTGGTCCGTCAAGCACATGCACCGGCTCATCGTCACCTCGGCCGCGTACCGAATGAGTTCGCAAGCCGAACCCGCAGCGCTCCAGAAAGACCCGGACAACAAACTGCTGTCGCACTTCACTCGGCGCCGGCTCGACGCGGAGGAAGTGCGAGACGGGATGCTCGCTGTCTCCGGATTGCTCGACCGGAAGGTGGGCGGTACGCTTTTGAAGGCGACCCCGCGGCAGTACGTCACCGGCACCGGGAACCGCAACTACGAGGGCTACGCGCACACCCGGCGTTCCGTGTATCTGCCGGTCGTCCGTAGCGCCGTTTACGACGTATTCCAGACGCTCGACTTCCCCGATCCGTCGGTGCCCAACGGCCAGCGGACCGCGACCACGATCCCAACACAATCGCTGTTCATGCTCAACAGCGCGCTGGCGGACCAGGCCGCCGAAGCGTTCGCGAAGGCAGTTCTGGCAGTTCGGAGCACCGACGCGGGCCGCGTTCACGAGGCTTACCGCCGGGTGTACGGTCGCCCCCCGACTGATCGAGAAGAGGCACGGGTACTCGCGTACCTCCAAAAATCGGAAGAAGCGTCTGGCCCAGCCGCCGAGGGGAGCCAGCTCCGGGTGTGGCGCGGGCTGTGCCGCGTCCTACTGGCGTCCAACGAGTTCGTGTTCGTGGAGTGA
- a CDS encoding DUF1501 domain-containing protein, which yields MFQRNRRELLRTSALGFGWLALTDLLSASEPAPPPRAVGTRDPLAPKAPHFAARAKRVIFLFMHGGPSQIDTFDYKPKLATDDGKPLPFAKPRVVSSATGNLLKSPFTFKQHGQSGAWVSELFPHVAGRADDLCFIKSMHGSNSRHGGALLELHTGSDTFVRPSMGSWVTYGLGTENRDLPGYVTICPTLTHGGVNNYSSAFLPAAYQATPLGNASTAASQVTVPFVRGTTPRAQQRLELDLLADLDRERATGADAATEGRIQSFEMAFRMQNTVPAVQDLSKESAETHKLYGIDDKATENFGRQCLMARRFAEAGVRFVQCTHSYKWDQHENLKKDHTTNAREVDKPIAGLLTDLKRRGLLKDTLVVWGGEFGRTPVAQGKDGRDHNPHGFTMFLAGGGVKAGFSHGATDDYGYFAAEDKVHVHDLHATILHLLGLDHARLTYRHAGRDFRLTDVHGEVVDQILA from the coding sequence ATGTTCCAACGGAACCGCCGCGAGCTTCTGCGGACCAGCGCGCTCGGGTTCGGGTGGCTCGCACTGACCGACCTGCTCTCGGCTTCTGAGCCGGCTCCTCCGCCCCGCGCGGTGGGGACACGCGACCCATTGGCACCGAAGGCACCGCACTTCGCAGCCCGGGCGAAGCGCGTGATCTTCCTGTTTATGCACGGCGGCCCGTCGCAGATCGACACCTTCGACTACAAACCGAAGCTGGCGACCGACGACGGCAAGCCGCTCCCGTTCGCCAAACCGCGGGTCGTATCGAGCGCGACCGGCAACCTGCTGAAATCGCCGTTCACGTTCAAACAGCACGGCCAGAGCGGGGCGTGGGTGTCGGAATTGTTCCCGCACGTCGCCGGGCGCGCGGACGATCTGTGTTTCATCAAGTCGATGCACGGGTCGAACTCGCGGCACGGCGGGGCACTGCTCGAACTGCACACCGGATCGGACACCTTCGTGCGGCCGAGTATGGGCTCTTGGGTCACATACGGACTCGGCACCGAAAACCGCGATCTGCCCGGCTACGTCACGATTTGCCCCACCCTCACGCACGGCGGGGTGAACAACTATTCGTCCGCGTTCCTCCCGGCCGCGTACCAGGCAACCCCGCTCGGGAACGCCAGCACCGCGGCGAGCCAGGTGACGGTGCCGTTCGTGAGGGGGACCACGCCCCGCGCGCAGCAGCGGTTGGAACTCGATCTGCTCGCGGACCTCGACCGCGAGCGCGCGACCGGGGCGGACGCGGCCACGGAGGGGCGCATCCAGTCGTTCGAGATGGCGTTCCGAATGCAGAACACGGTTCCCGCGGTGCAGGATCTGTCAAAGGAATCCGCGGAGACACACAAACTGTACGGTATCGACGATAAGGCGACGGAGAACTTCGGCCGACAGTGCCTGATGGCCCGCCGGTTTGCGGAGGCTGGGGTGCGGTTCGTGCAATGTACCCACAGTTACAAGTGGGACCAGCACGAGAACCTCAAGAAAGACCACACGACCAACGCCCGCGAGGTGGACAAGCCGATTGCGGGACTGCTCACTGACCTCAAGCGCCGCGGATTGCTGAAGGACACGCTGGTGGTGTGGGGCGGCGAGTTCGGGCGCACGCCGGTCGCGCAGGGGAAGGACGGGCGCGACCACAACCCGCACGGGTTCACGATGTTCCTCGCGGGCGGCGGGGTGAAGGCCGGGTTCTCGCACGGCGCGACCGACGACTACGGCTACTTCGCCGCAGAAGACAAGGTCCACGTCCACGACCTGCACGCCACCATTTTGCACTTGCTGGGGCTGGACCACGCGCGCCTCACCTACCGCCACGCGGGGCGCGATTTCCGCCTAACAGACGTTCACGGCGAAGTCGTGGACCAGATTCTTGCCTGA
- a CDS encoding DUF1553 domain-containing protein, which translates to MLRIACLVLVLALAPVAQAVEPTPVDFSRDVLPVLSDYCFQCHGPDANSRKAKLRLDDKASPFDRGVIVPGKPKESSLVERITSTDPDSVMPPPSLKRKLSAQQIDALTRWVEQGAKWSTHWAFDPVTKPEVPIGLKNPQRVTNPIDAFVLSRLAREGLNPAAPADKERLLRRVTFDLTGLPPTIAEIDAFLKDDAPNAYEKVVDRLLASPRYGERMAGEWLDIARFADTHGYQMDRARPVWPYRDWVISAYNRNLPFNDFVTWQLAGDLVPNATKDQRLATAFNRLHMQNEEGGIVEEEFRVAYVNDRTTTFGTAFLGLTLECSRCHDHKFDPVSQKDYYSLFAFFQNIDESGQTSYFTAATPVPALLLTTDSQDTKLAELRAAVETKRDALMKARGVARAEFAKWKRPAKLDVPGLVGAYSFDDIKAGKVVNGADAKTPGSAVEGPKLVPGKLGRAVELTGENGFTFPGVGHFTRDDPFTLSLWVKPPTPVPRAVLVHHSQAPIDAGSRGYELLLEDGKVALGLHHMWPGNSLKVRSKTAVPTGAWGHITATYDGSSTAAGVKLYLDGIPLEVDVIRDKLTKDITYGGEPNLAVGYRFRDNGFKGGLVDEFRVYNRALTAAEIVSKPSDEALFEYFTSAIHEPSKKAAEELRAARKAYTAFVNPIAEIMVMDEMPVPKPAHVLKRGAYDSLGEKVTADTPKALLPFPKGAPRNRLGLAKWLTDPENPLMARVTVNRSWQLMFGRGLVETADNFGTQGARPTHPELLDWLAREFVRTGWDQKRLLKTIALSATYRQSSKAAPDVLARDPHNELLARGPVKRLTAEMLRDQALASSGLLVEKLGGPSVRPYQPAGLWEEIAMGRPRYEQSKGDDLYRRSLYTFWKRTVPPPSMTTFDAADRSVCSVKRQSTSTPLQALVLLNDVQFVEAARFVGQRALKEGGATAEERAAWTFRLVTGRAPSDKERAVLAKLFAEQKMLFEKDPAAAKKLLGVGEKPVDVMLPVADLAAATMLANVLFNHDEAVMRR; encoded by the coding sequence ATGCTCCGAATCGCGTGTCTCGTGCTGGTGCTCGCACTCGCCCCCGTTGCTCAGGCGGTCGAGCCGACCCCGGTCGATTTCAGTCGCGACGTGCTCCCGGTGCTCTCGGACTACTGCTTCCAGTGCCACGGCCCGGACGCGAACTCGCGCAAGGCGAAACTCCGCCTCGATGACAAAGCCTCGCCCTTTGATCGCGGCGTCATCGTTCCCGGCAAGCCGAAGGAAAGTTCTCTCGTCGAGCGCATCACGAGCACCGACCCCGACTCGGTGATGCCGCCCCCGAGCCTGAAGCGCAAACTCTCGGCCCAGCAGATCGACGCGCTCACGCGCTGGGTGGAACAGGGCGCGAAGTGGTCCACGCACTGGGCCTTCGACCCGGTGACGAAACCGGAAGTCCCGATCGGGCTGAAGAACCCGCAGCGGGTCACGAACCCGATCGACGCATTCGTGCTGTCCCGGCTCGCACGCGAGGGCCTGAACCCCGCGGCCCCTGCGGACAAGGAGCGGTTACTGCGCCGTGTCACCTTCGACCTCACCGGATTACCTCCGACCATCGCGGAGATCGACGCCTTTCTGAAGGACGACGCGCCTAACGCTTACGAGAAGGTCGTGGACCGGCTCCTGGCATCGCCCCGATACGGCGAGCGAATGGCCGGCGAGTGGCTCGATATCGCCCGCTTCGCCGACACGCACGGCTACCAGATGGACCGCGCGCGCCCCGTGTGGCCGTACCGCGACTGGGTCATCTCCGCGTACAACCGCAACCTGCCGTTCAACGATTTTGTCACCTGGCAACTCGCAGGCGACCTGGTCCCCAACGCCACCAAGGACCAGCGCCTGGCGACCGCGTTCAACCGGTTACACATGCAGAACGAGGAGGGTGGGATCGTCGAAGAAGAGTTCCGCGTGGCCTACGTGAACGACCGCACGACCACGTTCGGAACCGCGTTCCTCGGGCTGACACTCGAGTGCAGCCGGTGCCACGACCACAAGTTCGATCCCGTCTCGCAAAAGGACTACTATTCGCTGTTCGCGTTCTTCCAGAACATCGACGAGAGCGGCCAGACGAGCTACTTCACCGCGGCTACCCCGGTACCGGCTCTCCTGCTTACCACCGATTCCCAGGACACGAAACTGGCCGAACTGCGCGCCGCCGTCGAGACGAAACGGGACGCTCTGATGAAGGCTCGCGGGGTCGCACGGGCCGAGTTCGCGAAGTGGAAGCGCCCGGCGAAACTCGACGTGCCGGGGCTGGTCGGGGCCTACTCGTTCGATGACATCAAGGCCGGTAAGGTCGTGAACGGCGCCGACGCGAAGACACCGGGCAGCGCCGTCGAAGGGCCGAAACTGGTGCCCGGAAAGCTCGGCCGGGCGGTCGAACTCACCGGCGAAAACGGATTCACGTTTCCCGGCGTCGGTCACTTCACCCGCGACGACCCGTTCACCTTGAGCCTCTGGGTGAAGCCCCCGACCCCGGTCCCGCGCGCGGTGTTGGTTCACCACAGCCAGGCACCGATCGACGCCGGTAGCCGCGGGTACGAACTCCTGTTGGAAGACGGGAAGGTCGCGCTCGGGCTGCACCACATGTGGCCCGGCAATTCGCTGAAAGTGCGGAGCAAGACCGCGGTCCCCACAGGCGCGTGGGGGCACATCACCGCGACCTACGACGGGTCCAGTACCGCGGCCGGCGTGAAGCTGTACCTCGACGGCATACCGCTCGAAGTGGACGTGATCCGCGACAAGTTAACCAAAGACATCACTTACGGTGGCGAACCGAACCTCGCGGTCGGCTACCGCTTCCGCGACAACGGCTTCAAGGGCGGTCTGGTCGACGAATTCCGTGTTTACAACCGCGCGCTGACGGCCGCCGAGATCGTCAGCAAACCGAGTGACGAGGCCCTCTTTGAGTATTTCACTTCCGCGATTCACGAGCCGTCGAAGAAGGCCGCGGAAGAGCTTCGCGCGGCGCGGAAAGCGTACACCGCGTTCGTCAACCCGATCGCCGAAATCATGGTGATGGACGAGATGCCGGTACCGAAACCCGCACACGTCCTCAAGCGCGGGGCTTACGACTCCCTCGGCGAAAAGGTGACCGCGGACACACCGAAGGCGCTGCTCCCGTTCCCCAAAGGCGCGCCGCGGAACCGCCTCGGGCTGGCGAAGTGGCTCACGGACCCCGAAAATCCGCTGATGGCCCGCGTCACGGTGAACCGTTCGTGGCAACTGATGTTCGGGCGCGGGCTGGTCGAAACCGCAGACAACTTCGGTACCCAGGGTGCCCGCCCCACGCACCCCGAACTGCTCGACTGGCTGGCCCGCGAGTTCGTCCGCACCGGTTGGGACCAGAAGCGGCTCCTCAAAACGATCGCGCTGTCGGCCACCTACCGCCAGTCGTCAAAAGCAGCACCCGACGTTCTGGCACGCGACCCGCACAACGAACTGCTCGCGCGCGGACCGGTGAAGCGGCTCACGGCCGAAATGCTCCGCGACCAGGCGCTCGCGTCGAGCGGGTTGCTCGTGGAAAAGCTCGGCGGTCCGAGCGTCAGGCCGTACCAGCCCGCGGGATTGTGGGAGGAGATCGCGATGGGCCGGCCGCGGTACGAACAAAGTAAGGGCGACGACCTGTACCGCCGCAGCCTGTACACGTTCTGGAAGCGCACCGTGCCCCCTCCGTCCATGACGACCTTCGACGCCGCGGACCGGAGCGTCTGTTCCGTGAAGCGACAGAGCACGAGTACCCCGCTCCAAGCGCTCGTACTGCTTAACGACGTCCAGTTCGTGGAGGCCGCGCGGTTCGTCGGTCAGCGGGCATTGAAGGAAGGCGGGGCGACCGCGGAGGAGCGCGCGGCGTGGACGTTCCGCCTCGTGACGGGCCGCGCGCCGAGCGACAAGGAACGCGCGGTTCTGGCGAAACTGTTTGCGGAGCAGAAAATGCTCTTCGAGAAAGACCCGGCTGCGGCGAAGAAGCTACTCGGCGTCGGGGAGAAGCCCGTTGACGTGATGCTGCCCGTTGCGGACCTCGCAGCCGCCACGATGCTGGCGAACGTGCTGTTCAATCACGACGAAGCCGTGATGCGGCGGTAA
- a CDS encoding zinc-ribbon domain-containing protein — translation MGRGKPRHDGSDKRRESRVPADTSQQAPNNSYSPLTQYEDTPFTCADCGKEEIWTAAQQKWWYEVAKGTIYSRAIRCRSCRQALRKGGV, via the coding sequence ATGGGAAGGGGTAAGCCGCGGCACGATGGAAGCGATAAACGTCGGGAATCTCGCGTCCCGGCGGATACATCGCAACAGGCCCCGAATAACTCGTATTCGCCGCTGACGCAGTACGAGGACACGCCCTTCACGTGTGCGGATTGCGGCAAAGAGGAGATCTGGACAGCGGCACAGCAGAAGTGGTGGTACGAGGTCGCCAAAGGGACGATTTATTCCCGCGCGATCCGGTGCCGCTCGTGTCGCCAAGCGTTGCGAAAGGGTGGTGTCTGA
- a CDS encoding DUF1501 domain-containing protein has product MYRRSFLTRSALGLGGVALAELLRAADAQKPDPFAGVLDKPHHAPKAKRIIYLFMSGGPSQLDLFDHKPKLNELNGQDLPDSVRGGQRVTGMTAHQATLPMAGSVFKFAKHGQSGATVSELLPWTTKVADELCFIKSVHTEHINHDPAITFFQTGHQLAGRPSMGSWLSYGLGSANANLPAFVVLISKDRIDQPLYSRLWGNAFLPSAHAGVQFRSGGAPVLYLDNPPGVTEDGRKLALDRLAELQQLQADDLGDPEVSGRIAQYEMAFRMQTSVPDVIDTRKEPKETFELYGEDAKTPGTFAANCLLARRLAERNVRFIQLYHPGWDQHGNLPGAIRRQCKDVDQACYGLLTDLKRRGMLDDTLVVWGGEFGRTNYSQGKLTATDYGRDHHPRCFTVWMAGGGVKRGTTFGATDELGYNVATDAVSVHDFQATLLHQLGIDHEKLTYKHQGRHYRLTDVHGTVVKSVLA; this is encoded by the coding sequence ATGTACCGTCGATCCTTCCTCACGCGGTCCGCGCTGGGCTTGGGTGGCGTCGCGCTCGCCGAGTTGCTCCGCGCCGCGGACGCGCAGAAGCCCGACCCGTTCGCGGGCGTCCTCGATAAGCCGCACCACGCGCCGAAGGCCAAGCGCATCATCTACCTGTTCATGAGCGGCGGGCCGAGCCAGCTCGATCTCTTTGACCACAAACCGAAACTCAACGAGCTTAACGGTCAGGACTTGCCCGATTCGGTTCGCGGCGGCCAGCGCGTCACCGGGATGACCGCGCACCAGGCCACGTTGCCGATGGCCGGTTCGGTCTTCAAGTTCGCGAAACACGGCCAGAGCGGGGCGACCGTGAGCGAACTGCTGCCGTGGACCACGAAGGTTGCTGACGAGTTGTGCTTCATCAAGTCGGTTCACACGGAACACATCAACCACGACCCCGCGATCACGTTCTTCCAGACGGGGCACCAGCTCGCGGGCCGGCCGAGCATGGGTTCGTGGCTCAGTTACGGTCTGGGCAGCGCGAACGCGAACCTCCCCGCGTTCGTGGTGCTTATCTCGAAGGATCGCATCGACCAGCCCCTATACTCGCGCTTGTGGGGCAACGCGTTCCTGCCGAGCGCCCATGCCGGCGTACAGTTTCGCAGCGGCGGTGCGCCGGTACTGTACCTCGACAACCCGCCGGGCGTCACAGAGGACGGACGAAAGCTCGCCCTCGATCGACTGGCTGAACTCCAGCAGCTCCAAGCCGACGATCTCGGCGATCCGGAAGTATCCGGCCGCATCGCGCAGTACGAAATGGCGTTCCGGATGCAAACGAGCGTGCCCGACGTGATCGACACGCGCAAAGAACCGAAGGAAACGTTCGAGCTGTACGGCGAGGACGCGAAGACGCCCGGCACATTCGCGGCGAACTGCCTACTGGCCCGCCGGCTCGCGGAGCGGAACGTGCGGTTCATCCAACTCTACCACCCGGGCTGGGACCAGCACGGCAACCTGCCCGGGGCAATCCGCCGGCAGTGCAAGGATGTGGACCAGGCGTGCTACGGGTTGCTTACGGACCTCAAGCGCAGAGGGATGCTCGACGACACGCTCGTGGTGTGGGGCGGCGAGTTCGGTCGCACCAACTACTCGCAGGGCAAGCTGACTGCGACGGACTACGGGCGCGATCACCACCCGCGGTGTTTTACGGTCTGGATGGCCGGCGGTGGGGTGAAGCGCGGCACGACCTTCGGGGCCACGGACGAACTGGGCTACAACGTGGCGACCGATGCGGTCAGTGTCCACGACTTTCAGGCGACGCTCCTGCACCAACTCGGCATCGACCACGAGAAACTGACCTACAAGCACCAGGGCCGGCACTACCGTCTCACCGACGTACACGGCACCGTGGTAAAGAGCGTACTGGCGTGA